One window of Pseudomonas sp. FP198 genomic DNA carries:
- the dapC gene encoding succinyldiaminopimelate transaminase: protein MNNALSQLQPYPFEKLRALLGSVTPNPDKRPIALSIGEPKHRSPAFVAEALAGNLEKMAVYPTTLGIPELREAITGWCERRFNVPDGWLDPARHVLPVNGTREALFAFTQTVVNRGDDALVVSPNPFYQIYEGAAFLAGAKPHYLPCLDENGFNPDFDAVSSDIWKRCQILFLCSPGNPTGALIPVDVLKKLIALADEHDFVIAADECYSELYFDEQTPPPGLLSACVELGRKDFKRCVVFHSLSKRSNLPGLRSGFVAGDADILKGFLLYRTYHGCAMPVQTQLASIAAWNDEVHVRANRALYREKFDAVLEILSPVLDVQRPDGSFYLWPNVAGDDAAFCRDLFEQEHVTVVPGSYLSRDVDGVNPGSGRVRMALVAPLAECVEAAERIRAFIQRRG from the coding sequence ATGAACAACGCCCTGTCCCAGCTCCAGCCCTACCCGTTCGAGAAGCTTCGCGCCTTGCTCGGCAGCGTCACGCCCAATCCGGACAAGCGCCCGATCGCGTTGTCCATCGGCGAACCCAAGCATCGCTCGCCCGCTTTTGTGGCTGAAGCCCTGGCCGGCAATCTGGAAAAAATGGCCGTGTACCCAACCACCCTCGGCATCCCCGAGCTGCGCGAAGCCATCACCGGTTGGTGCGAGCGCCGCTTCAACGTGCCGGACGGCTGGCTCGACCCAGCGCGCCATGTGCTGCCGGTCAACGGCACCCGAGAAGCCTTGTTCGCCTTTACCCAGACCGTGGTCAACCGTGGCGATGACGCCCTGGTCGTCAGCCCGAACCCCTTCTATCAGATCTACGAAGGCGCAGCGTTCCTGGCCGGGGCCAAGCCGCACTACCTGCCGTGCCTGGACGAGAACGGCTTCAACCCGGATTTCGATGCCGTCTCGTCGGACATCTGGAAACGCTGCCAGATCCTGTTCCTCTGCTCCCCGGGCAACCCGACCGGCGCCTTGATCCCGGTGGACGTGCTGAAGAAGCTCATCGCCCTGGCTGACGAGCACGACTTCGTCATCGCCGCGGACGAGTGCTACAGCGAGCTCTACTTCGACGAACAGACCCCGCCGCCAGGCCTGCTCAGCGCCTGCGTCGAACTGGGTCGCAAGGACTTCAAGCGCTGCGTGGTGTTCCACAGCCTGTCCAAGCGCTCCAACCTGCCCGGCCTGCGCTCCGGTTTCGTTGCTGGCGACGCCGACATCCTCAAGGGCTTTTTGCTCTACCGCACCTATCACGGTTGCGCGATGCCGGTTCAGACCCAACTGGCGAGCATTGCCGCATGGAACGACGAAGTGCACGTCCGGGCCAACCGCGCGCTGTACCGGGAAAAATTCGACGCGGTGCTGGAAATCCTCAGCCCGGTGCTCGACGTGCAACGCCCCGATGGCAGCTTCTACCTGTGGCCGAACGTGGCCGGCGACGACGCGGCATTCTGCCGTGACCTGTTCGAACAGGAACACGTGACGGTCGTCCCAGGCTCGTATCTGTCGCGCGATGTGGACGGCGTCAACCCCGGCTCCGGTCGCGTGCGCATGGCCCTGGTCGCGCCATTGGCCGAATGCGTGGAAGCGGCGGAACGAATCCGCGCATTCATCCAGCGCCGGGGTTGA